A single genomic interval of Paenibacillus macerans harbors:
- a CDS encoding LysR family transcriptional regulator, whose protein sequence is MNISQLETLITISKTKSFRKAGELLNLTQPAVSAQIKSLEDEFRTVLVDRNQPVTLTDRGQVFLEQAERILDIVEELKQKLSDMEHTPQGHIVLGTTTSIAIQILPRILSYFQDQFPLIKTTIQSMPSSLIYQNVEQGLVDIGIGYLIENNPQVLSSVLYYDTFELVVSPLHPLASLPNPSLDSLREVPLIMLSPDTVGRRFIDEVFKRHDIEPHIVMELSSSEEVKRMVEINLGAAIISKQSILRELKQGSLKIVPIPELEVTHPVGVIYKSSRYVNSAMQQFLGDLKGMPETHFISSE, encoded by the coding sequence TTGAATATCAGCCAGTTGGAAACGTTGATCACCATTTCCAAAACCAAAAGCTTCCGCAAAGCCGGCGAACTGCTAAACCTGACCCAACCCGCCGTGTCCGCACAGATCAAAAGCCTCGAGGACGAGTTCCGGACCGTGCTGGTCGACCGCAATCAACCCGTTACGCTGACCGACCGGGGGCAGGTATTTCTTGAGCAGGCGGAACGGATACTGGATATTGTCGAGGAGCTCAAGCAGAAGCTGTCCGATATGGAGCACACGCCGCAAGGCCATATCGTACTCGGGACCACGACGTCGATCGCTATCCAGATCCTGCCGCGTATTTTGTCCTATTTTCAAGACCAGTTTCCCCTGATCAAAACGACCATCCAGTCCATGCCGTCCAGCCTGATTTATCAAAACGTGGAGCAAGGGCTCGTCGATATCGGGATCGGTTATTTGATCGAAAACAACCCGCAGGTGTTGTCTTCGGTGCTTTACTACGATACGTTCGAGCTGGTCGTTTCGCCGCTGCACCCTCTGGCCAGCCTTCCCAACCCTTCGCTGGATTCGCTTCGGGAGGTTCCGCTGATTATGCTCTCTCCCGACACTGTAGGACGGCGGTTTATCGACGAGGTGTTCAAGAGACATGACATCGAACCCCATATCGTGATGGAGCTGTCCAGCAGCGAAGAAGTCAAACGGATGGTGGAGATCAATTTGGGGGCGGCGATTATTTCCAAGCAGTCAATTTTGCGGGAGCTGAAGCAGGGTTCCCTAAAGATCGTCCCGATCCCCGAGCTGGAGGTCACTCACCCGGTCGGGGTCATCTATAAATCCAGCCGGTACGTCAATTCGGCGATGCAGCAGTTTCTCGGAGACCTGAAGGGCATGCCGGAAACGCATTTCATCAGTTCCGAATAA
- a CDS encoding chemotaxis protein CheX has protein sequence MKAEVINPFLESARSVIEQVVQVSPSTGSMGVKDVVPVQDHIWIQIGMTGHFSGMVVFGLQENVALRIVSAMMGGFVLTEMDEMGQSAISELGNMISGNASTLLSNQGFAVDITPPQVIKTETAGGFLPRKALCIPLLMDGIGELDIQVMIS, from the coding sequence TTGAAAGCAGAAGTGATAAATCCTTTTCTTGAATCAGCGCGTTCGGTCATTGAACAGGTCGTTCAAGTTTCTCCTTCAACTGGGAGCATGGGCGTCAAAGATGTGGTCCCCGTACAGGACCATATCTGGATTCAAATTGGCATGACCGGCCATTTCAGCGGTATGGTTGTGTTCGGCCTGCAGGAAAATGTCGCCCTCCGGATCGTATCGGCGATGATGGGCGGATTTGTGCTTACGGAAATGGACGAGATGGGACAAAGCGCGATTTCGGAGCTGGGAAATATGATCAGCGGAAATGCCAGCACGCTGTTGTCCAACCAGGGTTTTGCGGTAGATATTACGCCCCCGCAGGTGATCAAGACGGAAACGGCAGGCGGTTTCCTGCCGCGCAAAGCGCTGTGCATACCGCTGCTGATGGACGGCATCGGCGAACTGGACATTCAGGTGATGATCTCTTAA
- a CDS encoding SDR family NAD(P)-dependent oxidoreductase, with amino-acid sequence MSLNNRIVVVTGASSGIGALSAQMLSERGAVVVLAARSPDKLKQVGSRMKGPYRLLEMDVGDDASTRSGFERVLSEYGRVDVLVNNAGYGKFEYFDQMPLPEFAEMMNVNYIGMVRCAKAVLPYMKSARSGTIVNVASLAGKIGTAKSTAYTASKHAVVGFSSALRQELRPYGIKVSTINPGPIDTPFFDLADPNGDYVRNVKWFMLKPEKVAKAIVSAAEKGRTEINLPWIAGVGTKWYQMFPGLADRISYRLLNKK; translated from the coding sequence ATGTCTTTGAACAATCGGATCGTTGTCGTTACCGGCGCATCCAGCGGCATCGGCGCGCTGTCGGCGCAAATGCTGTCGGAGCGGGGAGCCGTCGTCGTGCTTGCGGCACGTTCGCCGGACAAGCTGAAACAGGTCGGATCGCGCATGAAGGGGCCGTATCGGCTGCTTGAAATGGATGTGGGCGACGATGCTTCGACGCGATCGGGATTTGAGCGGGTGTTATCCGAGTACGGGCGGGTGGACGTCCTGGTGAACAATGCCGGGTACGGCAAGTTCGAATACTTCGATCAAATGCCTTTGCCCGAATTTGCGGAAATGATGAACGTAAATTACATAGGAATGGTTCGTTGCGCCAAAGCCGTTTTGCCGTACATGAAATCGGCGCGCTCCGGCACGATCGTGAACGTGGCATCGCTGGCGGGCAAAATCGGCACCGCTAAATCGACGGCTTACACCGCCAGCAAACACGCCGTGGTCGGCTTCAGCAGCGCGTTGCGCCAGGAGCTTCGGCCGTACGGCATCAAGGTATCGACAATTAACCCGGGGCCGATCGATACGCCGTTTTTTGACCTTGCCGATCCGAACGGGGACTACGTACGCAACGTCAAATGGTTCATGCTGAAACCGGAGAAAGTGGCGAAAGCGATCGTCTCCGCCGCGGAGAAGGGCCGCACGGAAATCAACCTTCCCTGGATCGCCGGGGTGGGGACAAAATGGTACCAGATGTTCCCCGGCTTGGCCGATCGGATCAGCTACCGGCTGCTGAATAAGAAGTGA
- a CDS encoding carbohydrate binding domain-containing protein, translating to MNKRVRKITALFVAAMFFATSFFIHPLPSAQADSAASTTISAGQPASLFNPANPELIAGGAGTVGVPEDSGKNPTFNWDNANVYFVLTDRFKDGNPSNNNSYGRPSRDATGKNIGTFRGGDLKGLTQKLKEGYFTDLGVNALWITAPYEQIHGFVGGGNGGDFAHYGYHGYYALDFTMMDRNMGTIEDMREFVDTAHAQGIRVVLDVVMNHPGYNTLKDMEEYGFGSKTVGADWAPGNGQTWHSYHDYINYNDASAWSKWWNTWVRAGIAGYEPGGSNYLTQLVGNLPDFRTNVTNNIGLAPLLQAKWAKETAGYEQWIVPAAVPLRKDLGVAPADYLVKWLAAWVEEFGIDGFRADTAKHVELNRWKQLKTEASAALHRWRQNNPDKPGAAWTEDFWMTGEVWGHGVGKSEYFNYGFDSVINFSFQDSNINSLESIYADYAAKLNANPNFNVLSYISSHDTRLYDRGRLTQAGTALLLLPGGVQIFYGDETARPFGETGSDPQQGTRSAMNWDNINQNVLSHWQKVGQFRNKHIAVGAGRHVKIADSPYTFSRTYAKNGIEDKVVVAMNASGSTAVNVSPVFPDGTLVRDAYTGNEAVVSGGTATFTAGANGLILIEQIGESPLPLLFADPAGGNFKTDTLTIKLQVRKADSGKYTLDGSDPQGGIAFTDETEIAIGENMEFNDKLTLRMHAVNEDGVSTQQYIFTKKDPHAGLSVHFKKPADWGTPRLYFYETSPKVAEPAWAEAPVMTRGTGDWYSYTINGVDGATVIFRDDKGRQNPGQNQPGFPLAADGWYDGRWHDSNPDGQGDTEAPTAPTGLRAIAVTDRTVSLAWTAATDNVGVTAYDIFRGTEKIGSTEATAYTDTALSSETAYVYSVKARDAAGNVSAPSDPLEVTTEPAGTGGNQVTVYYKRGFNTPYMHYRPEGGEWTAVPGVRMESSEAAGYSKLTVDIGTAQRLEAAFNNGNNQWDSNNQRNYFFGVGTWTYSGNGKITAGAPNPSAGNQVTVYYKEGFNTPYMHYRPEGGEWTAVPGVRMESSEAAGYSKLTVDIGTAQRLEACFSNGSGHWDSNNGKNYFFEIGTWTFSSYGNIREGAPTVPASAEEAVGSAGLEPNQNQTGPESPPPDILPDSEPASEIEPAPVVPEPPAFEAGPETLSILSDAKPGGVLHAGVIHVGDPWVSRLSA from the coding sequence GTGAATAAGAGAGTTCGGAAAATAACGGCCCTGTTCGTTGCCGCCATGTTTTTTGCGACATCTTTTTTTATCCATCCGCTGCCTTCCGCACAAGCTGATTCGGCTGCTTCAACAACAATATCCGCCGGACAACCGGCTTCCCTCTTCAATCCGGCAAACCCGGAGCTGATTGCCGGCGGCGCGGGTACGGTCGGCGTTCCGGAAGATTCCGGCAAAAACCCGACGTTCAATTGGGATAACGCCAACGTGTATTTTGTCTTAACCGACCGCTTCAAGGACGGGAATCCAAGCAACAATAATTCGTACGGAAGACCTTCCCGGGATGCGACCGGCAAAAATATTGGAACTTTTCGTGGCGGAGATTTGAAAGGGCTTACACAAAAGCTGAAAGAGGGGTACTTTACGGACTTAGGCGTCAATGCTCTCTGGATTACGGCTCCGTATGAGCAGATTCACGGGTTTGTTGGCGGAGGAAATGGGGGCGATTTTGCCCATTACGGTTATCATGGCTATTACGCCCTCGATTTCACGATGATGGATCGCAACATGGGGACTATCGAGGATATGCGTGAATTTGTGGACACGGCGCATGCCCAAGGCATCCGGGTTGTGCTTGACGTGGTGATGAACCATCCCGGCTACAACACGCTAAAGGATATGGAGGAGTACGGCTTCGGCAGTAAAACGGTCGGCGCAGACTGGGCTCCGGGCAATGGGCAAACCTGGCACAGCTATCACGATTACATTAACTATAACGACGCTTCCGCCTGGTCAAAATGGTGGAATACCTGGGTACGGGCCGGCATTGCCGGTTATGAGCCTGGTGGTTCGAACTATCTTACGCAACTTGTCGGCAACTTGCCGGACTTCCGCACGAATGTGACAAACAACATCGGGCTGGCTCCGCTTTTGCAAGCGAAATGGGCTAAGGAAACGGCGGGCTACGAGCAGTGGATCGTTCCGGCGGCGGTACCTTTAAGAAAAGATCTTGGCGTCGCTCCGGCGGATTACCTCGTCAAATGGCTTGCCGCCTGGGTTGAAGAGTTCGGGATCGATGGATTTCGGGCCGACACGGCCAAGCATGTGGAACTAAACCGCTGGAAGCAACTGAAAACCGAGGCCAGCGCGGCTTTGCACAGATGGAGGCAGAACAATCCTGACAAACCGGGCGCGGCTTGGACCGAAGATTTCTGGATGACCGGGGAAGTCTGGGGACACGGCGTCGGCAAAAGCGAGTATTTCAACTACGGATTCGATTCGGTCATCAACTTCAGCTTCCAGGATTCCAACATCAATTCCCTCGAGAGCATCTATGCCGATTACGCCGCAAAGTTAAATGCAAATCCGAACTTCAACGTGCTCAGCTACATTTCTTCGCACGACACCCGGCTGTATGACCGGGGACGGCTGACCCAGGCCGGAACGGCGCTGCTTCTGCTGCCGGGCGGCGTGCAAATTTTCTATGGCGACGAAACCGCCAGACCTTTTGGGGAGACCGGCTCCGACCCGCAGCAGGGGACGCGTTCAGCGATGAATTGGGACAATATCAACCAGAACGTATTGTCCCATTGGCAAAAAGTCGGCCAATTCCGGAACAAACATATTGCGGTCGGAGCGGGCCGGCACGTCAAAATCGCCGACAGCCCGTATACGTTCAGCCGGACGTACGCCAAGAACGGGATCGAGGACAAGGTTGTCGTGGCTATGAACGCCTCCGGTTCTACTGCGGTCAACGTATCGCCCGTGTTCCCGGACGGAACGCTCGTTCGAGACGCTTACACCGGAAACGAGGCGGTCGTCAGCGGCGGTACAGCGACTTTCACGGCAGGAGCCAACGGACTGATCCTAATCGAACAGATCGGGGAGTCCCCGCTGCCGCTGTTGTTCGCCGATCCTGCGGGAGGAAACTTTAAGACGGACACGCTCACGATTAAGCTGCAAGTGAGGAAGGCGGACAGCGGAAAATACACGCTGGACGGCAGCGATCCGCAGGGAGGGATCGCCTTCACCGACGAGACGGAGATCGCAATTGGCGAAAATATGGAGTTCAACGATAAGCTAACCTTGAGAATGCATGCCGTAAATGAAGATGGTGTTTCCACACAGCAGTATATTTTTACGAAAAAGGATCCGCATGCCGGGTTGAGCGTTCATTTCAAAAAGCCCGCTGACTGGGGAACGCCTCGCCTCTATTTCTATGAAACTTCGCCTAAGGTGGCCGAGCCTGCTTGGGCGGAAGCTCCGGTCATGACGAGGGGGACGGGAGACTGGTATTCCTATACGATTAATGGCGTGGATGGCGCTACGGTTATATTCAGGGATGACAAAGGACGACAAAATCCAGGACAGAACCAACCCGGCTTCCCGTTGGCCGCAGACGGCTGGTATGATGGACGGTGGCATGATTCGAATCCGGACGGTCAGGGGGATACGGAAGCGCCGACGGCTCCGACCGGCCTCCGCGCGATCGCGGTAACGGATCGGACGGTAAGCCTCGCCTGGACCGCTGCAACCGATAATGTCGGTGTGACCGCCTATGATATTTTCCGGGGAACAGAGAAAATCGGAAGCACGGAGGCAACCGCGTATACGGATACGGCCCTCTCGTCTGAAACCGCTTACGTTTATTCTGTCAAGGCGCGTGATGCCGCGGGCAATGTATCCGCGCCAAGCGATCCGCTGGAAGTAACGACCGAACCGGCGGGAACCGGCGGCAATCAGGTCACTGTATATTACAAGCGCGGCTTCAATACGCCGTACATGCACTATCGCCCGGAAGGCGGCGAATGGACAGCCGTACCGGGCGTACGAATGGAATCGTCCGAAGCAGCGGGCTACAGCAAGCTGACGGTCGATATCGGAACGGCGCAAAGGCTGGAGGCCGCCTTCAACAACGGCAATAATCAGTGGGACAGCAACAATCAGCGGAACTACTTCTTCGGGGTAGGCACCTGGACGTATTCCGGGAATGGCAAGATAACCGCGGGCGCGCCAAACCCGAGTGCTGGCAATCAAGTGACCGTTTACTATAAGGAAGGCTTCAACACGCCGTACATGCACTACCGTCCGGAAGGCGGCGAATGGACAGCCGTACCGGGCGTGCGAATGGAATCGTCCGAAGCAGCGGGCTATAGCAAGCTGACGGTTGACATCGGAACGGCGCAAAGGCTGGAAGCTTGCTTTAGCAATGGCAGCGGGCACTGGGACAGCAATAACGGTAAAAATTACTTTTTTGAGATAGGGACATGGACTTTCAGCAGCTATGGCAATATACGGGAGGGTGCGCCGACCGTCCCTGCGTCTGCCGAGGAAGCGGTGGGTTCCGCCGGCTTGGAGCCCAATCAAAATCAGACCGGGCCGGAATCACCGCCTCCGGATATTTTACCGGATTCGGAGCCAGCGTCCGAAATCGAGCCGGCGCCGGTCGTTCCCGAGCCGCCCGCTTTTGAAGCGGGGCCGGAAACATTGTCAATCTTAAGTGATGCCAAGCCCGGCGGTGTACTCCATGCTGGCGTAATTCATGTCGGCGACCCATGGGTAAGCCGTTTGTCCGCCTAG